The Salvelinus sp. IW2-2015 unplaced genomic scaffold, ASM291031v2 Un_scaffold7592, whole genome shotgun sequence genome contains the following window.
TCATGTGACATCCAGGGCTGTGTTCCCCTGATGCACCCCTCTGTCTGGGCTGTGGGGGCCATCTTAACTAACAGGGCCTGGTTCTTCATGGCATTGAGGGAGTGTAGGAGGTAGCAGGAGGAGAAGCTATGCGTTGGGATGAGGCTGAGTAGTAGGCCTGGCCTGTGGAGGGTCAGGGAGACAAGACTGGAGGTCTTGACCAGGGAGGAGCCACCAGGGAGGAAGGGATAGAAGGGCAGCTCGTYGGAAGACTGCAGTTGGAGGGGCTCTGTGGGGGGTTCGCTGAGTAAACTCACARTTTGGTTGGTCGTCAGCAGAAAGGTAGTTTCATTCAAAGCTCCATCCTCCAAAGAGGGGTGCACAAGGTATTCTGACCCCCACGCTGTGACGGGGTACAGAGGGATGAACAGAAAACTACAGGTGCAGTTAGTTGTGGCAGCGCATGGGTGGCTGTACAGAACCACCACGGGGTGGTCGGCCAACACGTGTGGCTCTGGCAGCAATCTATTGAGCCAGAGTTGAACCAGTTGGAAAGGCTGGAGTGAGACAGTCTCGTTCTCACCTGCTGGCCCTGAGATGGTGACCTTGTTAGTTTCTTTATTGTTWATGATGATGAGCCTAAACAAATGGTTCCCTGGGTCTATTTGAGGCTGAGGATGCTTCATCTCAGGTATAGGGGGGACATGGTACTCTGTACCCAAGCTCTCCACCGGTGGGACTACCGTGGTCTGGATGCTTTCACCTTTTTGGCTGATGGCAAGGACACTGATGTCGTTGTTGCTGGTCACATGGATTGTGTTGTTAGAGAACTTTGACCTCTTGAGTTCTGCCCTCATCCAACTTGCCRGAATCACAACTTCCTGTGCTGCATTCAGGTTCCTGGTATCTGTGGAACCCAGTTCCTTCATTTTCACAATTACCGTGGTGTCACTGTGTAGTGCTGTGATTACAATTCTGTTGTACGGCTGAGTGGGATGATAAAAGGCGATGTTCTCCGGGAACGCAGTGATGAACTCTTTGCCAAAGCTATTAGGAAAAGAGAGTGCTGTGGACGCTAAAGAGGGTAGAAACTGATAAAACGGCCATTTTCATATGCAAACAAAACAATTCTGCTCCAGGATAAGATTGTTTAATCAACAAAAATCCTCAAARATGTCAACAGACTTAAGAGTCTGTGTTCCATATTGTTTAACTAATAAAGGAAATTGGATTTCAGGTGACTATGTGCTGTTGATGACAGAGGTGGAGAACGCTCCAATACTACTAGTGTCATACCAGCAGAGGGGGACATACTACAGGCCTGATCAGCCTCTTTTCCTTTCATTCAACACAACAGGCGCATCTCAATAGtgtaaagtggcttcctctcctattctcctTTGTCATCTCCAGTAATCTGAAAGGACAGGATGGGTGAAagctacagtatcagtcaaaagtttggacacacctactgtactcattcaagggtatattttctacattgtagaataatagtgaagacatcaaaactatgaaaaacacatatggaatcatgaagtaaccaaaaaagtgttaaacaaatcgaaatattctatatttgagattcttcgaagtagccacccttcgccttgatgacagctttgcacactcttgacattctctcaaccagcttcatgaggcagtcacctggaatgcattttcaattaacaggtgtgcttcgtggatttatttccttcttaatgcgttttagcaatcagttgtgttgtgacaaggtagggatggtatacagaagatagccctatttggtaaaagaccaagtccatattatggcaagaacagctcaaataagcaaagagaaatgacagtccatcatttactttaagacatgaaggtcagtcaatacggaaaatttcaaaagtgcagtcgcaaaaaccatcaagcgctatgatgaaactggctctcatgaggaacgccacaggaatggaagacccagagttacctctgctgcagaggataagttccagcctcagaaatttcagccaaaataaatgcttcacagagttcaagtaagacacatcaACTCCGAGGAGAacacgtgaatcaggccttcactgatcgaattgctacaaagaaaccactactaaaggacacgaataataagaagagacttgcttggggcaagaaacatgaacaatggacattagactggtggaattctgactaaaataaaataaaactttattttgtcatatgcgccgaatacaacaggaaccgggaaatgcttacttacaagcccttaacaaacaacgcagttcaagaaagagttaagaaaacatttaccaaataaactaaagtaaaaaataatacaagtaacaaaataaataacgaggctatatacagggggtaccggtaccaaggggagtgtcaatgtaaattgtcttggtggccatttgaataattgttcagcagtcttatggtttgaggggtagaagctgttaggagccttttggtcctagacttggagctccagtaccgcttgccgtgcggtagccaagagaacagtctatgacttgggtaactggagtctgACATTTTTTggaggctttcctctgacacgcctagtatATATGGTCCTGGATgaaaggaagcttggccccagtgatgtactgggccgtacgcaataccctttgtagcgcctaacggtcagatgccgagcagttgccataccaggcggtgatgcaactggtcaggatgctctcagtttgtgcagctgtagaacgttttgacgATCCGGGGCCCATGGCAATATTTTCAGTCCCCTGagtgggaaaaggtgttgtcgtgccctcttcacaactgtcttggtgtgcttggaccatgatagttcattggtgatgtggacaccaagtaacttaactct
Protein-coding sequences here:
- the LOC139027118 gene encoding IgGFc-binding protein; the encoded protein is MALVTTMGVVPVILLVLAAFDSASTALSFPNSFGKEFITAFPENIAFYHPTQPYNRIVITALHSDTTVIVKMKELGSTDTRNLNAAQEVVIXASWMRAELKRSKFSNNTIHVTSNNDISVLAISQKGESIQTTVVPPVESLGTEYHVPPIPEMKHPQPQIDPGNHLFRLIIINNKETNKVTISGPAGENETVSLQPFQLVQLWLNRLLPEPHVLADHPVVVLYSHPCAATTNCTCSFLFIPLYPVTAWGSEYLVHPSLEDGALNETTFLLTTNQXVSLLSEPPTEPLQLQSSBELPFYPFLPGGSSLVKTSSLVSLTLHRPGLLLSLIPTHSFSSCYLLHSLNAMKNQALLVKMAPTAQTEGCIRGTQPWMSHDSHDGDRVLLGTR